GCTCAGACAGACAAACTGCAGGCTCAGCTGTCTGTGCAGGGGCTTTAAGTGCTGCATTTGAGATGAACACAATGAAATGGCTTTGGATGGAGCCGCTTCAAATCAGTGGTGATAGCTATTGGGTCCCTCACccattctgtttgtttgttcttCACTCTTCTTGCAAATTGTTTGTGCGAATAAAGTAATTTTGTCAATCTAATATATTTTTAATCAATCAATATAAAGATTATGAAGCATTGTTTAGTTGTGTTGTGAGATGGAATAGACAATGGAATGGCCATGTGTATTTTATCTCATTCTAAGACACCTGAACTGCAATAACCGCATATTTATCTGAACAGTACCTTGTTTACATTGTGCTGGAGTGCAAGTGGTACACTGCTGTAGCTGGTGAATACAAGTCAGACCTTTTCATCACAACAAAAATCTCTACATTTGAAACGTAAATCCATTCCTATGACTATGTAAATCCCTTTTTCATAAACCAAAGCTTCCTAACCTAATGTGTACGAAACACTGaagctccatgtgtgtgtgtccccagggcGTGAGGAGCGGGATGTGGGGCGAGGAGGGGGCCGGAGAAGCGCCCATGTACGTGTACGAGTCCACAGTCCACTGCACCAACGTGCTGCTGTCACTGGAGGAGCAGCGGCGGCAGGACGTCCTGTGTGACGTCaccgtggtggtggagggggccgAGGTGCGGGCTCACCGGGCCGTCCTGGCGGCCAGCAGCCGCTACTTCCTCCAGGCGCTGCTGGGACACACGCATGCTGGGAAGGAGCCTGTCATCAGCCTGCCTGAGAAGGTCGGTGGCCCCAGTTGCAGTCGCGTGAAACACACTGGCATCAATGCAAACATACGCAAGAATCGCCCCTAGAATTTGTGGATCCTTTTATCATATGAACAACACAGGTAGTAATATTGTATGCTTGCAAAAGCAGGAACATTAAAAGTCAAAAAGTGTGGTTTTAATTTATTGTGGTATTATTTCTTTTCTGGGTCAAGGTAACTAATGTTTAAACTGAAATAGAATCTTCGATAAATGTTTTGAGCTTTTTAGCAGTTGTTCGTCATTGTCATTCGTTATGAACTACCTGAACACTTTTGTTTTTGTGGTTTGATTGCAGCATGATATTTATAGTATTCTGGGGAGAACAAGATATTAGACGTGGTTTTTATATTGCTGTGGATTTGATGATGTTGAGTTATGTAGTCTTAATTTAAAAGAAAGTCTGTTTTTGAGaactaataacacacacacacacacatacatacatacatacatacatacatacatacatacatacatacatacatacatacatacatacaaataatTTATGCAAAAACACATTAATGCAGATTTACTTTATTAAATGTCTTGTCCTTCATATGTGTTAGTATATGTGTATGACTCGGAAAGAGAAAAATTTAACAAAAGAGTATggttcaagagagagagagaggaagagagagaaagaaaagcaaGAGAGAAAATTGTTTCTAGGGAAGCTCACTTGTCACAGAAGCGTTCCACTgctggcttgtttgttcagacTTGGCAGGATTCCTGAAAAGGCTCAATGTGAATACTCAAAATCCCATGATATGTCTTTCTATTTGTCTTTCATACCATTTTTGCCTCTTTAAATGATCTCAAAACTGACCCAGTCCACACAGGTATCCTAAAGCTTATTAGCATATAATGTCCCAGATCTGTCAATTTGATTAATATACCTCTTTGACTTTACCTTATACGGTAATCACCTGAGCCACTTTGTCAACATCTACATATTTTAATGACTGGAAAGCATGGCTTATTTTGTGAGcaaatccttttttttcttttttcttttgtggTTACAAAATGCTTTGTTCTTTGTGGGGAGTTTGCAGATGCTTGCTAATGTGTAGCTACATGGACACTGCAAAAACACTACGTACACCACTTACACATAcccgcacgctcacacaccttGCTTCTTTTGTGATAGGGTAGtggggcttctctctctctctctctctctctctctctctctctctctctctctctctctctctctctctctctctctctcgctcgctcgctcgctctcttttGTCtgcctttctttatctctctctttctgtgctaGCTGCATCCCCTGGTCTCATTAGTTTGGTTGGGAGTAACATTAAAGCAGCTTTGCATGGCTGTGCCTAAAAAGACATGCCACAGCACTGCAGACACAGGAGGCAGGTGCTGATGCCAGCTgaaaaagagacacacacacacacagcactcagcACTCTCACAGCAATCGTACCCCGCCATCCCCCTCTAGCCCCCTCCATCACTTCCATTCCACTCCAGCCCCTTacatccccctccagccccctccagccccttacatccccctccagccccctccagccccttacatccccctccagccccctccagcccactcCAGTCttgcacacataaaacacattgCAAACACACCTTTtctgacacacatgcaagcactcatatggacacacacacaccaagcctgCTGGTTACGATCTGCTGAGAtaaagtggggggaggggaaagaggcctGGTGTGAGTGACGGCGGGCGGGGGAAAATTAGAAGAAAGGGGTGATAATGGAGGGAGATGGGCATCTGCCCTTGTGATGCGTCTTGTTTGTAGAGAAGTGTAGAAACATGAATGCTACTGTCGGCTCTATACACTAGAGAGTTTTTTTTATAGACTGTAGACTATGTAACAATGATCATGACCAAATTTGAAGATACATTATGATACACTGATTACGCTACTGACCAAAGTGCAAATACTATATCCTTACGTTTAGGTCTCCGTTAAAAAAGAAAGGAGATGTGTTAATGTGACATTTCTGGTTTAATAAATGCCCTTCTCATTCTCTTTTTGCCTTTatatcattttattttctcttctcccctgtcCCTCAGGTCACGACACGAGGCTTTGCTCCTCTGTTACAGTTTGCCTACACTGCCAAGTTGGTCCTGAGCAGAGACAATATCCACGAGGTCATCTTCTGCGCCGACTTCCTTGGGGTCCATAACCTGGAGGACTCCTGCTTTAGCTTCCTCCAGGCCCAGCTCAACAGTGACAGCCAGCACAACAACGGCCGCCAAGTCCACCGCAAGCCAACGCACAATGAGGACACCATCACCCAGGATGGAGGTGCTGAGTCAGAGGAGAGGATAACAGAAGCCCGCAAGGCAGCCAGGACACCAGAGGCAGTCACAGCCGCAAACAAGCGGCGTCCCAATCACTCTGCCCTCGGGCCACTGACCCCTGAACTTCCACGATGCCCCAAATACAGGAGGTACCAGCAGGCCTGTGCCACGCAAAATGGGGTGAATAGTGCCGAAGGCGATGATGGCAGTGATGATGTCCTTGTTCATAATACCTCAGCTGTCTGCCCTGGTCACCTCACAGAAACCAGCTCTTCCGAGGAAGGCCTCCAGCACCCCCTCCTCGAAGGCCTCCAGCACCCCCTCCTCACGCCCTCCCAGATCAAAGAGGAGAACCCCTCAGAGGAGTGggtcggagaggaggaggaaagcagGGAACCAAGCCCCTCAGACTTGTCGGAGGAGGtcctggagatggagatggaggtgaaAGGGGGGCCCATATTCCAGCATCCCCCAAGCCGAGgctcaccctcctcctgcctgcgTTCCTACCtccagagagaggggctggattTCAGTGGCCCCCTCTCCGGTTCCTCTACCAGCACCATACAACAGCTATTAACCAACAGACTGGCACTCTCTAACCACCATAGGGTATGTGAAAAGGAGAAAGGGCCATCTCAGGGGCACAGCAAAGGGGACTTCAAGACTGGCATCACAGGCACTTCACCCACTACTGAGGCAGACGAGGACGCAGAAAGACTTGCGCCTAAAGTCATGTCCTGTGACGATGTCTCCAAACCGGAAGAGGAGTTCGACCGTTGCAGCGTCATATTTTCCTCGGCCGGTGGTGGTGCTGAGCGTCGGGGAACGGCGTCCAACTCCTATGCCGACCGGAAGACGACCGATTTGTCGGAGTTCCCTTCCAAGGGGCCTTGGACCGGTTCTAGCCAGTCACTTTCTTCCTCCCAAACCTTCTCCTCTTCTGAGTTGGCAGTCCCTCTCACACCCCGGCCTCGTCCCACCACCAGTTGCCCGGTCCCTATTAAGAtctccccccgctcccccccacaCGTGGAGCCCCGTACCCGGACAtccagctcctgctcctccctctcctatttGGAGGAGGATTCTCCCTCCAGCATGCCCGCGTTtgacttctcctcctccccctgctcgggCTCCGTGTCGGGGCTCGTCCACTGCTTGGCTGGGGTTGGGGAGACCCAGAAGAACCatcatggtggtggtgatggtgagggaggaggaggaagaagagaggccaTGTTCTCTCAGGGCTGCACCGAGATCAAGTGCGAGCCCAACGGGGTCAACTCCAGCGACGAGTCAGGGTCGTTCTCCGAGGGGGACAGCGAGAGTGGACCGGCAAGGGAGCCGGCTCCTGAGGTcagtgtttaaaaaatatatatataataaaaaaatatctgaAGCAGCTTTTAAACACATGCAGTATATTGGCAGATTATCTCTTTCTTCCAATAATTTTTTCCAATACGTTCTCTTACGTTTTTGGGCTAGGGAGACTGGATATGAGGGATTATGCAAAATAAATTAGCTCTAGAATCATTAAAGATTGACTTTAAATATAGATATTTATTATCATTGTGACGTATTAATTTAACTAACACtttaatccaaagcgacgtacatgACGGGGAATTTTAAACCTACAACCTCTTGATTTGCAGTCATATGCGGCTGAGCTATACCCTCCTGTTTGCATTTCATCCCCTTCAAACACAAGCCTTTGTTGAGATGATTTTTTTTGCATATCATCCGTGGGAAGGGAAATGTTGCTTGATATTGAAATGTCACCCTGAGCTTTGATTTCCAGTATGACAGAATTTGATAGATTTATATAGATTTGACTTTGGAGCTCGGAGTCTTGGCCCGTTCACACTGTTTACTCTCTCCTGGGATAAGACCTCGATTTTACACACTTGCCGAATTGCTAAGCGCCATggttgttgccatggtgacgctTAAGCACATTCCCTCACTTATCAGCAGAGAGAGCTATAAGATTCCATGTCTGATGCAGGGCGAGCTGTACCCTGCTGTTTCGCCAAAAGAAACACACGAATACATGCAGAAACACGCATCAGGGAAAGGACACACATTTGTGTTCATGCTCAAAACCAAACACACGCCCTCATATCGTATCTCTGTTGTGTCAGTCCTCCTGTCGTTTATAGGACAGTATTAATGGGACAAACAATGagtcagtcagtgagtcagTTGGAATAGATAACAGTGGGAAAGAGATGTATTTCCTACTCTGCTGAAAATCAATCCTGAGCACTGTCTCTTATAAACCAATTTAGATTTTCTGTCttccttttttttatattttttttctttactgtATATAAGAGTATTTGTAACGAATTGTCAAATACTTTTAAATAATTCTGTATCTTTTATCGATCAAGAAGTGAAAATAAAGTTGAGAGAGATGTAGCTCTTCTCATAAAGAGTCACAAAATGAAACACGTTTCTGTGTTTCAGACAGTTTTTGTTACCTGGCTTACATACACATGTATGTAcaatatgcacacgcacacacatctttacagaaacagacacacgcaaAGATTCTCAAACATTCTTGGCTCTCTTAGAGCAAATAACAcaatcacatgcacacagagacatgcacaTGAACAAAACTGGGCATCCCAAAGCATACACATTCACCCTGTGATCCACAAGGCCCAAGCAGAAGGTGTGCTGTCCCTGTGTCCTTCACCATCTGGTGAAGGACACAGTCCTCCCATGTCCTCCCAGTCATGACCCACTGTAACTGGGACACATCACCAGGCGAGCCCCCTGCTGAGGTTGGAGAGTAGGCCATTGGAAACAGCGATGTTTCAGcaaacacatactctcacacttgTGCCCTTAATTTGAGTTCAGTCTCACCTTTGTCCTCATTGTGGTCTggagatacacacacgctcacaaccGCCATACAAATGAGACCTACTTCCTATCGCTGTCCCATTGCAAAGCAGAGTAATGACTCAATGGACATAGTTAAAAATGGAAAGAGAAAccagaacaagtgtgtgtgtttgtgtgcgtgcgtgtgtgcgtgtgtgtgtgtgggggggagagagagagagagagagagagagagagcgactgaATTTATGACCATCTAAAGCTCACTTTGTCATCCTAACCTTATTATGTGACGGCTGTGAGTAAAGGAGCTAAATATAGATGGCCATccatgagagaaagggagagataaagagagggtgggagtgagagagccCACCTCCCCAAGGTCACACAGCTGAACCTCTCTGGCCTTACCTCTCCACTGCTCTCAACCAGACAGATGAAATCATGGAATTTAGCTCTGTATAATATAAGGCATTATAATATGCTTAGGCATTATGAACTTGTGATGAGGCTGTATTGCATTGCAAAATGATCTGATCGGATATATTatttcacatttacacacagtaTGTAGAAAATTGATCATGGTAATGgtaaaaatgtaaacaaaatacaaaagagTGTAAAACAAACGTTTCATATATGGTCTTGAAATGACATTTTGTTGACTTCAACAAATGGAGTGAATGTTTTATGTCCCTAGTAATGGACACTGTTATATAGTGCCAAACGTACTTGTATCTCATAGGCTAGATTATAGTGCCACCTATTGGGCAAGTGGGTACACATGCCAAGTCCATTTCTGACGGCATGCTGTCACTATCATCCCTGAAcgttctctatctccctctctgtttctctcctcctctgtataCCTCTccatatccccctctctctgtcactctccctcgcAGGTTAAACTGCCCTTTCCCGCCGACCAGATCACCACTCTTCCACGGAATGACTTCCAGATTATGATCAAGATGCACAAGCTGACctcagagcagctggagttcaTCCATGACATCCGCCGACGAAGCAAGAACCGCATCGCCGCTCAGCGCTGCCGCAAGAGGAAGCTCGACTGCATCCAGAACCTGGAGTGTGAGATCCGCAAACTGGTACGACAGCAACAAGAACACAACAGAAACAGATCATTTCGTGCCACCAAGGGTTTCAtggcatggttgtgtgtgtgtgtgtgcacgcatataTGACAATGTTAATGTAGAAGTGTATGCTCGCGATATTGATTTGTGTGTTAATAGAATGAAATATTCAGGCTCATGAAATTCCCAAATGTGTTTGAATGTTGCTGCCCAGGTGTGTGAGAAGGACAAGCTACTGAGCGAGAGGAACCAGTTGAACGCGTGCATGGGCGAGCTGTGGCAGaatctctcctacctctccaaGGAAGTCTCCAAGGATGTGCAGGACAGCCAGGACAAACCTCCCTACACCAACATCCTGCACCCCGCCATGCTCGCTGCCACACAGGGCCGAGACACCACTACACCACTACCCGTCACCGCCAGCATTGACCTGACCTCCACCCCGGGGTCGCCCGTCTCCGAGGGTAGCTACGTCAAGTCCCTCTCTTACACAGAGAATGAATTTCCTTGCCAGGCCCAGGGTGATGGAGGTCAAGGGAAGCAGAGACGGAAGGTTTTCAGGGTAGAGGACTCCAATCTGAGACATCAAGAACCAGAATCCTCCCTAGAGCCTGGTTCCTCAATGGATCCATGTAGTCCTGCAGTGACCATAGATTTCTGTCAGGAAATGACTAAGAAATGCACAACGGAGGAATTGTCTGGAGAAGACTCTGCCTCTCCTGGCAGTAATTGAAACATGTTTCTTTGGTTAGCATCTACTTTGATGTAAATGTTGTTGAAGTACCCTTTTTTCATAAAGTTTGACACTACAGTTGTCTTATCAGCAATATTGTTAAACAGGTATTTTTGGAGTTATGAAGCTCCTTTGGTAACAACAATAGCACTGGCAGCTTCCTATATCCTGCTCcttgatctctctcttccccctttctctctttctaacacactcacgcgcacacacacacaaacacacacacacacattcacacacacaaacacacactccttcttAGTCTCTTTGTCCCTTCCCTCATTCCCTCTATTGACATGGAAGGGTGAACTCAGGAATTCCTCTGAATGTTCAATAATAATATATCCAATAACATTTTACTTCATGGTCCAGTATTTACATGGTAATTACATGGTCAAAACGTTATTTAGGAAGTACTAACAATGATACGTTTTGTTAGAGACTCTTGCACCAAGGTGTTACTGCTTGATTGTCTTAGAAGCCAATAAGAAAGTATTTTATATTACCATGTTATTTCCTAGTAGATACCAAAGGTGTGACAGGactgtaaaataaaatgttaccAAAGTTACTTTGTTACAAAATTGTTCAAGACAGTTCTGTACAGCAGACAGATAGGGTATCAATATGCAAAGTTTCTTTCATTTCACATCTCGTTCTTTCCCcaagaacatttttatttctgtaCATTCCTCTTTGGCCTTCTACACATCTGTGGTAAGATTTGGGAAAGAAAGACCAAATGGGCTAAATGGGGAAATGGAGATGACAAAACAGCACTGCCCTTTACCTCCAAGAGGTGGcaaatacatttttagtcaAACTTAATGCTTTGATGTTGGCACTTAGAAATCCTTAGAAATAGAACTCCTTAGTACTTTACTAGTAAATGGTGTCAAAAACAAGCGAACACTTAACTCAATCATAATGCTCTTTTTTGAGCCACAAATTCATTCTTACATGTTGTGAAAAGTAGTATGCTGTATTTCGTAGATATTTTAACCCCTTTTTGATGTACATACTGCACGTAAAAAGTAAGAATAGGAAATGTATCCTCTAAGTATTCTCCATAATTCTTACTGTCAAAttctgtgtaaaaaaaacacacacaaaaacatatttgaTCCCATAGTTGCTTTTTCTTTGAAAAGTGTTCTGTTTAAGTCTGCAACATGCTTCATGGTTGGCACATGTGCACTTGGAACTTAAGTGACACATTTTGAGAACCATGTAAACTTAGTTTTTAAATCCAGCTTTTAAATAATTTTAACACCATGTACTCCTCCCCACAATTAAACCAATATAACAACTCCACAGAATACCTCTACTCTGAGTACACTGAATATATATACTGACCACCTGTTTTTAATCAAATTGGATAAGTAAATATGAAATTAtcttaatgtatttatttttaggaTGTTTTGAGGGGTCTTGTTCAGAAACAGTGTTAGGCCCTTACCTGGTATTGATTTTGTGGTTTGTGAAGTTTGTTGTTTATAAACTGACAGTTGGATTTAGACATGTCCTTTCGTGTTTTTATGAATCACAATGTCTAGATTAAATTATGACTTTTAACTTAGGAGATGTATGTTTACAAAATTCTGTTTTACATGTTAGTGGAGTTTTTTCATGACAAGAGACTTCATTTGGATTGATGAGTTCAggattttctttttcatttgtttcttttttataGAACATTGTGAGTGAATATGTAACAATTTACTCATTTGACAAGTGCAGCTCCAATTCTTGCCTTAGAGGTTAGCTTATTGAGGCCAAACAAGAAAGGGAACTGAAGGTTAGCCAATTGAAAATGCACATGTTATAACCCTCACTGCAGACAACACACATCAGTGCCACAAGAAATACTATACATGTTTGTATGTAACTTCTCTGACGATGTGCACTTGTTTAACCGAAGCCAAGCTCACTCTCCTCAAAACAGCCAGTTATTATTCTCCAGTGTGTTCTGCAGTGCAGGATTGGTTGAATCCCAGAAGGAGTGTATGCAGAGGTTGTAAAGCCTCAAATGATCATTATGGACTCTCACACTTATCTACCTGTACAATTCAGCATACCTCTTCTTTTGGGTAAGGACTGTATCATAGGCATAAGTCGTATGTGGTGGTGTTTCTCTTTTTTACATGGACAGTGGTTATTATTGTATTTGTAGATTTTGGTGAGCCAGTTTTTACGTGTCTTTTAAGTACCTACAAGTTGACTCTTATTTGCAGAATCAGCTATTTTGGGGTTCCTTTTTATCTTTGAATGTTCAAATTGCCTGAGTTTGTTATAATTACTGTAAATATTGTGGAACTTGTGTTTTTGGTTCATTTGATATGCAAAATGTTTGGAAAGATTAAAAAACTTTTTTGTCAAGGCAGTTTCTGTTtatgaaataaaaacaatagCATGTGCCAATTATTTTTGAGGGATTTTTGATTAAGAGAACACATTTTAGGTCTCAGTATTAACAAAGTGATGTTTTTTTTACGTTTTCTTTTTACAATTAACAAATGTGATTTTTGGCAAGGAACATTTGATTTTAATgtagtacaaacaattttattCATTACAAACAACCAGTTTTTTTCGTACCGTAACCATTTCTCCTCTCCCAGTATGCATCTTTGACTGATATAAGTGTGGTATATCAGTTTATAAAAGTCTATGCTCCAAATGAGGATGTAAAAAATTCCCCAGAGATGTCACTATTCATGTTCTTCCATCACTAACATTCATTCTATATCATGAAAATGACAGGTAAAAATGTTCCCTTGATGTGCATGATCCTTTTTTTACCTCTTGTTTTTAGATTGTGGGCGTTATAAGGTGCTTCCATTTGAAAGATACAACAGCGGAATCAGTACCTCCCTAGCCTGAAGCCTAAAGGCTTGTGATGCTTGACTGTTTTTCGCCCAGtggggcatggagagagagatcaatcaAATGAGCATGTTATGTCATTGATATCTCTTCTCTTGTTCACCGTAGCACCACCAGTGAGTGATTCTTCTATCATGTTCAGTTGGGGTTTGGTTTTCCACTTCACTTTTTCATGATGGAAGAGATGTCCAAAAATACACTCTGAAAGAGACAGATAATAGTATCAAATTAGTCATTAGCAAATACCATTTGCAAAACTACCTCTTATGTATCTCTGACATGCAGTAAGTGCTGCattaatatattttgtttttaactAGAGCTTTTTTGGGCAAAATGATATATGGTAACCCCAATCTTTAACATT
The Osmerus mordax isolate fOsmMor3 chromosome 9, fOsmMor3.pri, whole genome shotgun sequence genome window above contains:
- the LOC136949411 gene encoding transcription regulator protein BACH2-like gives rise to the protein MWGEEGAGEAPMYVYESTVHCTNVLLSLEEQRRQDVLCDVTVVVEGAEVRAHRAVLAASSRYFLQALLGHTHAGKEPVISLPEKVTTRGFAPLLQFAYTAKLVLSRDNIHEVIFCADFLGVHNLEDSCFSFLQAQLNSDSQHNNGRQVHRKPTHNEDTITQDGGAESEERITEARKAARTPEAVTAANKRRPNHSALGPLTPELPRCPKYRRYQQACATQNGVNSAEGDDGSDDVLVHNTSAVCPGHLTETSSSEEGLQHPLLEGLQHPLLTPSQIKEENPSEEWVGEEEESREPSPSDLSEEVLEMEMEVKGGPIFQHPPSRGSPSSCLRSYLQREGLDFSGPLSGSSTSTIQQLLTNRLALSNHHRVCEKEKGPSQGHSKGDFKTGITGTSPTTEADEDAERLAPKVMSCDDVSKPEEEFDRCSVIFSSAGGGAERRGTASNSYADRKTTDLSEFPSKGPWTGSSQSLSSSQTFSSSELAVPLTPRPRPTTSCPVPIKISPRSPPHVEPRTRTSSSCSSLSYLEEDSPSSMPAFDFSSSPCSGSVSGLVHCLAGVGETQKNHHGGGDGEGGGGRREAMFSQGCTEIKCEPNGVNSSDESGSFSEGDSESGPAREPAPEVKLPFPADQITTLPRNDFQIMIKMHKLTSEQLEFIHDIRRRSKNRIAAQRCRKRKLDCIQNLECEIRKLVCEKDKLLSERNQLNACMGELWQNLSYLSKEVSKDVQDSQDKPPYTNILHPAMLAATQGRDTTTPLPVTASIDLTSTPGSPVSEGSYVKSLSYTENEFPCQAQGDGGQGKQRRKVFRVEDSNLRHQEPESSLEPGSSMDPCSPAVTIDFCQEMTKKCTTEELSGEDSASPGSN